From Candidatus Afararchaeum irisae, one genomic window encodes:
- a CDS encoding PGF-CTERM sorting domain-containing protein, protein MLREESVDETGSDDLGYPSSFRYTDARTSINDVVPASHSNITGVVPIEVGETMMVRGTTNLQPDDNTISVEAVEGPSETEMPVKTTDMWKMESGVWSVTVDTTGLEPGTYKIEADDGDNTDTVTVEIVAKGERNDAMLSSKPTLADRVSQLQSNVEELQTKNEQLNTQVEDLQTQNQQLNTQLENATSQNEKLQSQIDQLKQENQQLQKKANKSGSGGQGQPGFGVAATLIALIGAGLIALRRKNE, encoded by the coding sequence ATGTTACGTGAGGAGTCAGTGGATGAAACTGGCTCCGACGACCTCGGATACCCGTCGTCGTTCCGATACACGGATGCGAGAACGTCGATCAACGACGTAGTGCCTGCGTCGCACAGTAACATCACGGGAGTAGTGCCGATAGAGGTAGGAGAGACGATGATGGTACGCGGAACGACGAACCTCCAGCCAGACGATAACACGATAAGTGTAGAGGCTGTTGAAGGTCCGAGTGAGACAGAGATGCCTGTCAAGACGACGGACATGTGGAAGATGGAGAGCGGAGTCTGGTCGGTTACGGTAGACACGACGGGACTTGAGCCTGGAACGTACAAGATCGAAGCAGACGACGGAGACAACACTGACACAGTCACAGTTGAGATAGTCGCGAAAGGAGAGCGCAACGACGCGATGCTCTCGTCCAAGCCGACACTCGCAGACAGAGTCAGTCAGCTCCAGAGCAACGTAGAGGAGCTTCAGACGAAGAACGAGCAGCTCAACACGCAGGTAGAGGATCTCCAGACGCAGAACCAGCAGCTCAACACGCAGCTTGAGAACGCGACGTCGCAGAACGAGAAGCTACAGAGTCAGATCGATCAGCTTAAGCAGGAGAACCAGCAGCTCCAGAAGAAGGCTAACAAGTCCGGCAGCGGTGGACAGGGACAGCCTGGATTCGGAGTCGCTGCGACTCTGATCGCCCTCATCGGCGCTGGTCTCATAGCTCTCAGAAGAAAGAACGAGTAG
- a CDS encoding magnesium chelatase subunit D family protein: protein MRVFPFPAVVGQDSLKRALLLNSVAPLQGVLIRGEKGTAKSTAVRGLGRLLPEIEVVRGCEFNCHPENPDLQCENCKEKDPEEIETESIPTPVVDLPLGATEDRVVGSIDVEKALNEGVNALEPGILARANRGILYIDEVNLLDDHLVDVLLDAAASGVNKVEREGVSVEHPADFILVGTMNPEEGSLRPQFLDRFGLQVDVVGSSDPEERIEVVEIAEKFERDPDSVIEEYRDDEERLREKIEEGRGIYGEGVGIDASLRQKIADLCTEAGVDGYRADIITTRTARAIAALDQREKVKQEDVKEAARLTLPHRMKTDPFGDSRDLDDVMDESFDEEGEEESEDGMDEGEEGEEDGDPESDSEIDDDEGSENDDGDEEGGKGDDDTRDGDSDRRERERESREEDTGARDGDGDSERETDGTEDSEGDEEVPTEEAKPGSKPETVADVGDTDSPEIDVDIDTADRVGTESGEHSSSTSDSGRYVRSRRASDTDDTDIDVAVDATVRSAARGGKTEVGKDDLHEKVREEGRQALVVFAVDASGSMNAEGRMKTAKGAVMSLLNDSYRNRDKVAFIGFKGDDAEVLLPPTNSVEIAARHLKELPTGDRTPLSHALSKSYDVIQNETKKTDGAVLPVLVLVTDGKANVSMHEDGDPVEEVRRLSRLLGSENVKVVVLDGESGYVQTGLGEEIARESGGDYISLDSLTQEKVEREVKQTLSSARTE, encoded by the coding sequence ATGCGAGTCTTTCCGTTTCCGGCTGTAGTGGGTCAGGACAGCCTCAAGAGGGCACTTCTTCTCAACTCGGTAGCTCCCCTTCAGGGAGTCCTCATAAGAGGTGAGAAAGGGACTGCCAAGAGCACCGCAGTCCGGGGGCTAGGACGTCTCCTTCCCGAGATAGAGGTCGTCAGAGGATGTGAGTTCAACTGTCATCCCGAGAACCCCGATCTCCAGTGTGAGAACTGTAAGGAGAAAGACCCCGAGGAGATCGAGACCGAGAGTATACCCACACCCGTCGTCGATCTGCCTCTCGGGGCGACAGAGGACAGGGTCGTGGGATCGATAGACGTCGAGAAGGCACTCAACGAGGGAGTAAACGCACTCGAACCCGGAATTCTCGCTCGCGCGAACCGAGGGATTCTCTACATAGACGAGGTCAACCTCCTCGATGACCATCTCGTCGACGTTCTCCTCGACGCCGCCGCGAGCGGTGTCAACAAGGTCGAGAGAGAGGGAGTCTCAGTCGAACATCCCGCCGACTTCATACTCGTCGGAACCATGAATCCCGAGGAAGGGAGCCTGAGACCCCAGTTCCTCGACAGGTTCGGTCTACAGGTCGATGTCGTCGGATCGTCCGATCCAGAGGAACGTATCGAGGTCGTCGAGATAGCCGAGAAGTTCGAGAGAGACCCCGACTCGGTCATAGAGGAGTACAGGGACGACGAGGAACGTCTGAGAGAGAAGATCGAGGAGGGAAGAGGGATCTACGGCGAGGGCGTGGGTATCGACGCGTCTCTGAGACAGAAGATCGCCGATCTCTGTACCGAGGCAGGAGTCGACGGATACCGTGCCGACATAATAACTACGAGGACGGCACGTGCGATAGCAGCCTTAGACCAAAGGGAGAAGGTGAAGCAAGAAGACGTCAAAGAAGCGGCGCGTCTGACCCTTCCCCACAGGATGAAGACAGATCCCTTCGGCGACTCACGTGATCTCGACGACGTCATGGACGAGAGCTTTGACGAGGAAGGGGAGGAAGAAAGCGAAGACGGGATGGACGAAGGAGAAGAGGGGGAGGAAGACGGTGATCCGGAGTCCGACAGTGAGATAGATGACGACGAAGGGTCGGAAAACGACGACGGTGACGAAGAAGGTGGTAAGGGTGATGATGACACCAGAGACGGAGACAGTGACAGACGAGAACGAGAAAGGGAGAGCCGAGAGGAGGACACCGGTGCCCGAGACGGTGACGGTGACAGTGAAAGAGAGACGGATGGGACAGAAGACAGTGAGGGGGACGAGGAAGTGCCGACCGAAGAAGCTAAGCCGGGATCGAAGCCCGAGACAGTCGCAGACGTAGGCGATACCGACTCGCCCGAGATAGACGTAGACATAGACACCGCCGATAGAGTAGGCACCGAGTCGGGAGAACACTCTTCTTCCACCTCGGACTCCGGTAGATACGTCAGATCGAGACGCGCGAGCGACACAGACGACACAGACATAGACGTAGCAGTCGACGCGACAGTCAGGTCGGCGGCTAGAGGCGGTAAGACAGAGGTGGGCAAGGACGACCTCCACGAGAAGGTACGTGAGGAGGGACGTCAGGCACTCGTCGTCTTCGCAGTCGACGCTTCGGGGAGTATGAACGCCGAGGGACGTATGAAGACGGCAAAGGGCGCAGTCATGTCGCTCCTCAACGACTCGTACCGGAACCGTGACAAGGTCGCTTTCATCGGCTTCAAGGGCGACGACGCCGAGGTGCTTCTTCCGCCGACTAACAGCGTCGAGATAGCCGCACGCCATCTCAAGGAGCTTCCGACGGGCGACAGGACTCCTCTGAGCCACGCTCTCTCGAAGTCGTATGACGTCATCCAGAACGAGACGAAGAAAACGGACGGCGCAGTTCTTCCGGTTCTGGTTCTCGTTACTGACGGAAAGGCGAACGTCTCTATGCACGAAGACGGCGACCCGGTCGAGGAGGTCAGAAGACTGTCACGTCTCCTCGGCTCTGAGAACGTCAAGGTAGTCGTCTTAGACGGCGAGTCGGGATACGTACAGACGGGTCTCGGAGAGGAGATAGCGCGTGAGTCAGGTGGCGACTACATCAGTCTCGACAGTCTGACCCAGGAGAAAGTCGAGAGAGAGGTAAAACAGACTCTAAGTTCGGCTCGAACTGAATAA